In Archangium violaceum, the following are encoded in one genomic region:
- the orn gene encoding oligoribonuclease has product MPAPTPPPCFVWLDLEMTGLDPDESAIIEIGVIITGPDLVPKAELERVIWQPEEVLARMEPVVKDMHTRNGLLKRVRESPTSLRMAERDVTALVAQHCGLGEGVLCGNSIHTDRRFLVKYMPMLDRYLHYRQVDVTSIKVLGNAWFPDMVPLKKTSSGHTALADLRASIAELTHYRTHLFRAATGSQGGT; this is encoded by the coding sequence ATGCCGGCACCAACGCCTCCCCCCTGTTTCGTGTGGCTCGACCTGGAGATGACCGGGCTGGACCCGGACGAGTCCGCCATCATCGAGATTGGCGTCATCATCACGGGCCCGGACCTGGTGCCGAAGGCGGAGCTGGAGCGGGTCATCTGGCAGCCGGAGGAGGTGCTGGCGCGGATGGAGCCGGTGGTGAAGGACATGCACACGCGCAACGGGCTGCTGAAGCGGGTGCGCGAGTCGCCGACGTCGCTGCGGATGGCGGAGCGGGACGTGACGGCGCTGGTGGCGCAGCACTGCGGGCTGGGGGAGGGGGTGCTGTGTGGCAACTCCATCCACACGGACCGGCGCTTCCTGGTGAAGTACATGCCGATGCTGGACCGGTACCTGCACTACCGGCAGGTGGACGTGACGAGCATCAAGGTGCTGGGCAACGCGTGGTTCCCGGACATGGTGCCGCTGAAGAAGACGTCGTCGGGGCACACGGCGCTGGCGGACCTGCGCGCGAGCATCGCGGAGCTGACGCACTACCGCACGCACCTGTTCCGCGCGGCGACGGGGAGTCAGGGAGGCACCTGA
- a CDS encoding response regulator, producing MSKLLIVDDEVAILEALTDILSVEGYEVATAANGAEGLKHVHESRPDLILLDLMMPVMDGQEMLRRLKEDPNLRGIPVVVMSAGRVSKSELQGSRFLAKPFELDDLLETVSAELNRGH from the coding sequence ATGAGCAAGCTCCTCATCGTGGACGACGAGGTGGCCATCCTGGAGGCCCTCACGGACATCCTGTCCGTGGAGGGGTACGAGGTGGCCACCGCCGCCAACGGGGCCGAGGGACTCAAGCACGTGCACGAGTCCCGGCCGGACCTCATCCTGTTGGACCTGATGATGCCGGTGATGGACGGCCAGGAGATGCTGCGCCGGCTCAAGGAGGATCCCAACCTGCGGGGGATTCCCGTGGTGGTGATGAGCGCCGGGCGCGTGTCCAAGTCGGAGCTGCAGGGCAGCCGCTTCCTGGCCAAGCCCTTCGAGCTGGATGACCTGCTGGAGACCGTGTCCGCGGAGCTGAACCGGGGGCACTGA